From the genome of Coffea eugenioides isolate CCC68of unplaced genomic scaffold, Ceug_1.0 ScVebR1_129;HRSCAF=551, whole genome shotgun sequence, one region includes:
- the LOC113755203 gene encoding glycine-rich protein DOT1-like, with the protein MEELDIKFNVMVSLFNWMQKSKSSATKRSKFRKFLNAFCRKPGYYFSAVRWVAGRGGRAGERAGEGGRQGGGGRRGKGRGWRGEGVALAEERAGGWREEGEWQEKLGKGQGVAGEAGKRQGVAGEGLALAEERAGGGGGEGIVVAEGEGAQGVAGGGGRRRGKGGEGWA; encoded by the coding sequence ATGGAGGAATTGGACATCAAATTCAACGTGATGGTTTCCTTATTCAATTGGATGCAGAAGAGCAAATCCTCCGCGACGAAGCGTTCCAAGTTCCGCAAATTCCTCAATGCTTTCTGCCGGAAACCGGGGTACTATTTTAGCGCCGTCCGCTGGGTGGCGGGGAGAGGAGGTCGCGCTGGGGAAAGGGCAGGGGAGGGGGGTCGGCAGGGAGGTGGTGGGAGAAGGGGAAAGGGCAGGGGATGGCGGGGGGAGGGGGTCGCGCTGGCAGAGGAAAGGGCAGGTGGGTGGCGGGAGGAGGGGGAGTGGCAGGAGAAGCTGGGGAAAGGGCAGGGGGTGGCGGGAGAAGCTGGGAAAAGGCagggggtggcgggggagggGCTCGCTCTGGCAGAGGAAAGGGCAGGGGGTGGCGGGGGGGAGGGCATCGTGGTGGCAGAGGGGGAAGGGGCACAAGGGGTGGCGGGAGGTGGAGGGAGGAGAAGGggaaagggaggagaggggtgggCGTGA